From the Paenibacillus sp. FSL H8-0548 genome, one window contains:
- a CDS encoding DUF6376 family protein, translating to MIKRRVSMLLLLSLMLLTAGCGIINEVGQTVNFATETTDYLQSLKDFGQDMNTLAEQAVADLDARTTLIEQLQALKQQITRYEGLQVPDYATKLHESLTEYNATLQQGLDKALTNIEQGRAAFDSTGIPDTMNKINELLNQLSQLTP from the coding sequence ATGATTAAGCGAAGAGTATCGATGCTGTTGCTGCTCTCTTTAATGCTTCTGACTGCTGGCTGTGGTATTATAAATGAAGTAGGACAAACGGTAAATTTTGCAACAGAGACAACGGACTACTTACAATCGTTAAAGGATTTCGGGCAAGATATGAATACACTTGCGGAGCAAGCCGTAGCGGATCTGGACGCTAGAACAACTCTAATCGAGCAGCTGCAGGCACTCAAGCAGCAGATCACTCGCTATGAGGGACTTCAGGTGCCTGATTACGCAACAAAACTTCATGAATCGTTGACCGAATACAATGCGACGCTTCAGCAAGGGCTGGATAAAGCTCTGACGAATATAGAGCAGGGAAGAGCCGCATTCGATTCTACAGGTATTCCGGATACGATGAACAAAATTAACGAGCTGTTAAATCAATTGAGTCAGCTTACACCGTAA